The DNA region GAGTGAAAAACCTTGCGGCAACGTGGGCTGGATCCTCGGCACCCTCCTTGCCGTGCCAGTGGCTCAGAACGGCCTGACCCACTTGAAGCACTGCGTTTCTGGCGAGTAGCGCGGCGAGCTTGTGCAGCGGGTGTTGCGCGTGATCCTTGGCCAGTTGCGAATGTGACGGGTCGGTCGAACCGCTGGTGTTCGGATCTTCGTCGAGCAGGGTTTGCAGGTCGTCGACGCTGTTACCCAGCCACACGGCCAGACTCTGCATGGCGATACCGAACGCATTGCCCAGCAAGCGCCCCGGCGTAGCGATGAATGCGTAGAACTGTTCGACCTGTTCTGAGAACGGCAGGCTGGCCCATTGATCGCGTGTCTGCAGAAAGGCCTCGTAGCCTGCAAGCAATCCCTCGTCCGGGTGCTCGCTGAGGATGATCTGGATAATCTGGTCGCGTTCATAACGTTCTCCGGCCTGGAAGGCTTCGAACGGCTTGTCGTCTGGCGAGAACAGAATATTGCCAAGCGGTTCTGCGAGGCTGGCGATGATATCGCTGCCGCCGAACGTACCGGTTACCAACGGCAGTGAGTGCTTGCAGTCTGCTTTGGACGTCCAGGGCAGCACATGGGTATGGCCAAGCTTGATCAGGCTCAGCTCGGCGAAGTTGGAGTGGGCGAAGAAGTCTTCAAGAATGTGCAGTGCCGCGCCCATCTCCCGGAGTCCTTCAGTGGAGTCCGGACCTGCCTTTGCGGCTGACTCCAGACCGGCAGCCATGATGTCCGCCGAGCGCTGGATATAACGCTTCATTGACGTGTCGTAATCGACTTTCAACGCCGGATCGTCGGGCAGTACCCAGTCATCAAAGTCGGCGTCGCGCTCTTTGGGGTTGGCCGGATTCGGGTTGATGGCCTTGGGGTTATCGATGTGCTCGCCAGGACGATAGACGCCGAGTCGCTCCGGCGTCACCACAAAGCGAGGGCGATCTATCTTCATCAGATCGGTGAATTCCTTCACCGCCAGCACGTCCACGATGCGGGTCAGCGCCTCGCGGGACAGCAGGTCCGGAAAGCTTTTCGGCATGCTCGTCGCCCTGACGATTTTCGGGTCAAGCAGTTGCGAATAGTCGCGCAGCCAGTTGCCGAGATAGATCGCACGGATCTCTTCAGGTCTGAAACCTGCAGATTCGAGAACGGCTTCGATAGCGCCATGAGTCTGTTTGTGTTCGTCGCCTTTTCCGGCTTCAAATCGTAAGGGTGTGGGAAGCGGCTCGCCGTCTGTATTCACATCCTGATCAATGGCAGCAGTAAAGCTTTCGGCAGTGGTATCCGGGGGTTTCATCCTTGATTCCTTGAGCGTAAAGGCGCACCGGCCGCATCACTCGGTCAGGGCGGTTGTGTTTGAAAGTGAGGTGATAGTTTCGCGGGCGACGAGGTTGCCGGCCATCAGGCAACACGTCAGTAAACGTAGGAGGGTGCCGAGGCGCAGAAGGGCATCAAGAGGAAGGATGGGCGGAAAGTGGCGGCAGTCGAAACTGCCGCCTTGTGAATCAAGGTATCGCGACTTCAATCACGCCATCAGCCGCAACGCTGACCTGGCTGGTGCCCGCTTCGACATCGGGCGTCGGTGCCGAGTCTGCACGCGAAGATTTTGCCATCATCATGACCGGCGCACGCAAATACGGCTGCGGGTAGCCCGAGGTATTGAGGTTCAGGTTGACCAGCTTGTAGCCAGTGCCACCCAACGCTTCGGTGACCAGTTGCGCGCGGGCCTTGAAGGCCGTTACGGCGTCCTTGAGCAATGCGTCTTCGCTGGTCTTGCGGGTCGACGGCGAGATCGAGAAATCCATGCCGCCCATTTTCAGGTCCGTCAGCATTTCCCCGGTCAGCTTCGACAGCACCGCAAAGTCGGCGCTTTCCAGACGTAGCTCGGCGCGTTCACGCCAGCCGGTGATCTTCTGGCCTTTATCGTCGTAGACCGGATAACTGTTGCGGCTGCCCTGACGAATTTTCACGTCCTTGACCTGGCGCGCCTGACCCAACGCCTTATTGAGGGTTTCAGTGATCTGCGCCGCCAGCTTGGCCGGGTCGCTGTCCTGCGCTTCGGTGTACAGCGTCACGAGCATCAGGTCACGCTGGACTTCCTGATTGACTTCGGCGCGCAGGGAAATCTGGTTGTAACGGGCTTCTTCAGCCATAGCCGGCAGGCTGGACAGGGCGGCGGCCAGCGCGACAAGCGCGGCAGCAGGGCGGAGATTGAACATGGAAGCTCCTTGTTATCAAACGGCCATCCGACAATTGCCCGATGGTGCAAAGCTGAGACTGTAGCGTTATACACGGGTTCCTGCGATGACCTGGCGTCCGGTGCGGACGTTCGGGTGTGTGGTGCGTTGACGCACTTTTCGAGTTTTGCCTCTCGCTTGGTTATACTCGTCGCGATCCACCTGGAGCACTCATCAGGAGAGCTCATGCTCGCCCCCGTTCAAATGCTTTCAGCCACACGTCAAAACCTGTGGCGCCTGACATTCATCCGCATTCTGGTGCTGGCCGCGCAAGCCGGTTCGGTCGGAA from Pseudomonas syringae includes:
- a CDS encoding Het-C domain-containing protein, with protein sequence MKPPDTTAESFTAAIDQDVNTDGEPLPTPLRFEAGKGDEHKQTHGAIEAVLESAGFRPEEIRAIYLGNWLRDYSQLLDPKIVRATSMPKSFPDLLSREALTRIVDVLAVKEFTDLMKIDRPRFVVTPERLGVYRPGEHIDNPKAINPNPANPKERDADFDDWVLPDDPALKVDYDTSMKRYIQRSADIMAAGLESAAKAGPDSTEGLREMGAALHILEDFFAHSNFAELSLIKLGHTHVLPWTSKADCKHSLPLVTGTFGGSDIIASLAEPLGNILFSPDDKPFEAFQAGERYERDQIIQIILSEHPDEGLLAGYEAFLQTRDQWASLPFSEQVEQFYAFIATPGRLLGNAFGIAMQSLAVWLGNSVDDLQTLLDEDPNTSGSTDPSHSQLAKDHAQHPLHKLAALLARNAVLQVGQAVLSHWHGKEGAEDPAHVAARFFTHPMDSDWQDFIVREWAKANPEQVERAALKSELDQYQADLQNNAKQGIQRFSQDSSTFLSVFFESTSLSDLWARITGK
- a CDS encoding SIMPL domain-containing protein (The SIMPL domain is named for its presence in mouse protein SIMPL (signalling molecule that associates with mouse pelle-like kinase). Bacterial member BP26, from Brucella, was shown to assemble into a channel-like structure, while YggE from E. coli has been associated with resistance to oxidative stress.) encodes the protein MFNLRPAAALVALAAALSSLPAMAEEARYNQISLRAEVNQEVQRDLMLVTLYTEAQDSDPAKLAAQITETLNKALGQARQVKDVKIRQGSRNSYPVYDDKGQKITGWRERAELRLESADFAVLSKLTGEMLTDLKMGGMDFSISPSTRKTSEDALLKDAVTAFKARAQLVTEALGGTGYKLVNLNLNTSGYPQPYLRAPVMMMAKSSRADSAPTPDVEAGTSQVSVAADGVIEVAIP